A stretch of DNA from Piliocolobus tephrosceles isolate RC106 chromosome 21, ASM277652v3, whole genome shotgun sequence:
ggtggcctacccctgtaatcccagcactcaaggcaggaggatcacgtgaggccaggagttcgagaccagcctggccaacatggggaaaccccatctctactgaaaatacaaaaattagctggacatggtggcgcaggcctgtaatcgcagttactcgggaagctgaggcaggagaatcgcttgaacccgggaggcggaggttgcagtgagcagagattgcaccagtgcactccagcctgggcgacagaacaagactgtctcaaataaataataaataaataaataaatattttaaaatgccctgtaatcctagcactttggaaggcccaggtgggaagattgcttgagactagcagtttaagaccaacctggccaacacagaaagacctcttctctattaaaataaatgattttttaaaatgtggattaaatgagttcatagtATTCATTGAAATAGAcctccagtctggccaacatagtgaagccccatctttactaaaaatacaaaaatgagtggggtgtggtggcgggcacctgtaatcccagctactcagggggctgaggcaggagaattgcttgagcccgggaggtggaggttgcagtgcactgagacagcgccactgcactccagcctaggtgacagagggagaccctgtctcaaaaaaaaaaaaaaaaaaggaaagacagagaggGCCGCAGATTAGAGGAGACTAAGGAGAGAGACCAAATCTAACATGGTAGTCCAGATTGGATCCAGGACCAGAAACAAAGGACATTAGTGTAAAAACTGGTAAAATCCAAATAAAGCCTGCAGTTTACCTAATAGTCCTGCCAGTTTCTTAGTTGTGACTCATGTACCATGTACATTACATGAGGACGTAAGATGGCAACATTAGAGGAACTTGAGTCAGGAGTAGATGAGAACTGTCTCTATTATCTTTGTAACTttatctttgtaacttttctgtaagtatAAAAGTATTCCaggtgagcatggtggctcatgactgtaatcccctGGCACTCTGGGacgccaaagcaggaggatctcttgaacccaggagtttgagaccagcctggacaacattctgagatcctgtctctataaaataaggCACCccgtgtggtggtgtgtgcctgtggtcccagctactcgggaggctgaggtaggaggatggtttgggcccaggaggctgaggctgcagtgagccatgatcacaccactgcactccagcctgggtgacagagggggaccctgtctcaaaaaaaacacacaaaaaagtattgcaaaataaagcatatatttaaaaatataaagacctATGCCACTCCTCTTAGCTGATTCTTTTCCAGTCCCTGAATCACtatgtttgttttactttcagAAGCTGTTCCCTCCCCAGGAATATTCAACTTCCAGTCTTCCAGTACCTTCCTACAACAGCCTTCCCTAACCATCTTatctacttgattttttttttcttttttgagatgaagtttcactctgtagcccagactagagtgcaatggtgcgatctcagctcactgcaacctccacctcccgggctcaagtaattctcctgcctcagcctcccaagtagctgggactacagacatgccttaccatgccaggctaatttttgtatttttattttattttatttgtttgtttgtttatttatttatttatttatttatttatttatttatttatttatttatttttgagacagggtctcactctgttgcccaggctgaagtgcagtggcatgatctcagctcactgcaacctctgcctcccaggttcaagccattctcctgcttcagtctccggaatagctgggattacaggtgcctgccaccacgcccagctaatttttgtattttaagtacagatggggcttcaccatcttggccaggctggtctcaaactcctgacctcaagtgattcgtccacctcggcctcccaaaatgctgggattagaggcgtgagccaccaggccaggcccCTAACCACGTTATCTACTGTATCTCCCTACCTCGGTGCCTCTATTTCCCCTTGCCCTGATTTGACATCTTCAGGTACTTATTCTTACAGAATATATGCTATGTATGTGTCATCTGTCTCCCTTACAAGCATGCAAGTTTCCTGAGAGTAGGGGCCAAGTCTGTTCTGTCCGCAGTGTGCAGCCTGGAGGCCAAAGCATAGCAGGCAttgaatatttcttaaatgaatgcaTGTAAGAATGACGACTGCTTCTCAGCAAAACACTGTCACAACTACCAGCAATAACAATAAGTAAATATCATTTGTTCAGCCTAAGTGTGGTCCAGATTCTGTGCTTACTAATACACGGGTAATATCACAAGAACCTGGACGATAATATTAGCCCCATTTCTCAGATGGAGAAACTAGGGCATAGAGACTAGAAGGACCTAGAGTTACAAAGCAAGTTAGGGCCATGGCCCCTAGTAGAACCCAGCGCTTAGAATAAATAGCTAAGGCCCCCAAACCATCTACCACGCCCTCTGCCCTGGGGAGTGTCCACACGTCCAGAGTTCCCTACCTAAAATGTCCCTTGAGTCCTAAATAATCTGTCTTGAGGATATGGCAGGAATAaacagagaatgagagagagacagagagagagagagaagggggcagGGGTCCCGGGACTACTGGATCTGAGAGAGGAAGGGGTCTGGGGACCCAGAGTTCAGGGTCTGAAGAAGGAGGGGCTGGAGCATGGACTCCCGGGTTtgagagaggaggggctggggccctAGACTTccgggtctgagggaggagggggctggggacCTGGACTCTTGGGTCTTAGGGAGGAGCTGGGGTCtcgactcctgggtctgagggaggaggggctggggatctggactcctgggtctgagagAGGAGGGGCTGAGGGGGTGCTGGACGCCTGAAGTAAGCGGTCTTGAGGAACTAGACCCAGGGCCCCACCTGCGCTCTTTCTTTCAGGGGCCCGGATCACTCCGCGAGCCTCGCCCCATTTCTGACCTGGCCAAGCCCCGCCTCTCTCCGCCTGGGCCCCTCCCCAAGCTTCCCGGGCCCTCGAAGGATCTCCGAGGCGAAGTTGCTAGAAGATACTTAAGAGGGCCCCAGGGGAGATGGAACAACCAAAGGACGGGGCTGGGCCCGAAGGGTGAGACAAAGACCTCCTGAGACGGGGACAGAAACCCAGAGAGACGAGGGGACCatgaaaacgagagagaaaggGCGCACTGAACAGACCTGCAtagagaatcaggaaaaacaaaaaaggctcaGGTGTCATCACATAGAATCTTAGAAGAGCTTAGTGAGAGTTGAGCGAGATATTTGGAAACAGGCggagaccgggtgcagtggcttatgcctgtaatcccagcattttgggaggccgaggcgggtggataacctgaggtcgggagttcgaggccagcctgaataacatggagaaatctgtctctcctaaaaatacaaaattagccggacatggtggcacatgcctgtaatcccaggtattcgggaggctgaggcaggagaatcgcttgaacccgagaggcggaggttgcggtgagccaagatcagccattgcactccagtctgggcaacaagagcgaaactccgtctttaaaaacaaagaaaagaaaagaaaaagagctagAAACAGATACTCATTGAACAGAAATTTCCAAGAATAAACCAAGAAATGTGAAGACTCCAGGGATCCCCAGAAGGCTGGAGAAATCGTGGCTCTCCACTGTTTTAGCACTTCCCAGACCCAGCCCTGTTATTCGTGGCTTTGATACCATCCAAACCCATCTTTGACTATAAACAAGTTAAGGTTTGGAATAGGAAAATGGTTTGTCCAAAGATACACCACCAAAAGCGAGGCGGCCAGGAATTGGAACTGAGTTCTGTCTGATGCTGCAGTTCATGGCAGAGCTGTCTGTTTCTCTAGAGAGACCTGGgttagaaacaaaaagagagagagaagcggGAGAGCAAGTCACAGGTGGGCACAGAGGATGGAGAGATGGCTGCCTTCCGCAGAGGTGCAGAGACAGCCTGGCAGTGAGAAACAAGGAAGTACGGAGACGCTGAGCCCCACTGACCTGTCTTTTTGTTCTAGGAACGACCTGTCCCTGCCGTCATCTGGGACTGAGCCATGGCCCCCTGCGCCTCTCCCAACCCCGCCACCCTGGCTCCTGAGCTCCACAGACCCTGCCCACCTGGGGCTCCCGGAGAGCGTGGCCTCTGTCACCGTGCCCATACGCCTGGAcaccctctcctgcctcctgcacAGCGCCCTGCTGGGGGTCTACACCTTCCAACAGTCCTTGCCCTCTTGCTCCTGCTACCCGCAGGCAGGCCACACTCAGCCAGGCGCAGTCAGGAGGCCTCCCAGGGGACGCGGGGGCTGGGAAGTCAGGCACAGGCCAGGCTGGGGCCGGGGCCCACATCGACGAGGAGGCCTCGGGAGAGCTGAGCAGCCAGAGAGGGGTCGGGCGGGGGTCCCTGGGGCTGGCCCCAGGACCCCACCAATGACACTGCCATCAGCACCAACACTGCCTGCCCAGGATGGGAAGAAGGAAGCTAGAGGTCCAGAGCCACCCCTGGAAACACCACCGGCTGCTGaggactgggagacagagtacTAGGACCCTGGAGGGTCCAGCACCTGAGACTGCAGTCACCCAGGAGGGTTTTCCTGGGGCCCGGAGTGACCTCAGGCCTGTCAGAAGAACCCCAAGAAACATCTTCCATCCTCCCCTCTTCCCAAAACCATAGTCCCAGGAGTAGCTCCTGTGAGCCACTTGGTGAACCTGACCTAAGTCACCTGAATCCCAAGCCAGAAGAAAACCCTAAACCTCATACCCAGGCCTGTCTCCTTGATGGCCTCAACTCCATTCCCAACGTCATCCCCAACCACAACCACAATCCTTACCTCATTCTCAATCCCCAAGGTTCCCCGAGCCCCATCCCCTACCCTCTCCCTAACCCCAGAGCCACTCCTACCAGCCTCTCTCTTCCCCACTGTCAATCCCTATTCCCAAACCCATTCATTCCCATCCCTGTCACCAGTCCCAACTCCACTTCTGCGCCTCAACCCAAACCCACCCTCGTTACCAACCCCTTTCTCCTCATTCCCTATGTACCTCAGCCCATCTTTAATGTCCTCTGAATCTACAGCTCCAAAGAGCCCCATCCTCAACCTTAGCCACAGCTCTGTGTCTGTCCCCACGAAGAATAAACAATAAATGTGTGACTCTCCCTGTATCTTGcatgtgtgtctgcgtgtgtgtgcttACACAGCTTGGACAAAGCCAGGGTTGCTGTGAGCAAGGCTGGCTACAAGGTAGTGGGTCCAGGGGAGGGTCACAGAGGTCAGTGAGCAGGGGCTGCGGGTAGGGAGTCCCCTGGATGCCTGCTTCAGCAAATTCCATTTGAGGCCTCTGCCACCACTGCATTTCTGATTGCTGGAAGCTGCTGGATCGTGGGACCATTGTGTAGGGAGGCTTAAGGGATTTGGGGAACCTATGGGGGCCAAGAGGCCAGTGACCAGGCTCAGCTCAGTCTGCACAGAGGGGCCGTGGCAGAAGGAGGGCTCGGGCAGGCTCTGCCACTCAGGTAGGCACCAAGCATGGGACCCGTAGCTCCCTTTTCCCCAAGTCCCAGGAGTCTAGagtcccagctcctccttctcccaggaCCTGGTGTCCACCCCCTGGACCCTAGCCCCTTCCTTACCCAGCACCCAGGAATCCAGGCCCCTGGGCCCCTCCTCACCTAGGACTCAGGAATCTAGGCCTCCAAGCTATTCTTTGCTCAGAGCCTGGAAGTCCAGGTCCCCGGCCTTCTCTTCCCCAGGACGCCAGGCTCCAAGaacccagcccctcctccctgtcATCTTTCCAGGATCCCTaccatcctcctccctcagacccaggagtccggGCCCCCAGTCCCTTCCTTCCCAGGACCCAGGTGTCTaggtctccatctccttctccCAAGCACCTGGCATCCCACTCCTGAGCCCTCTCTTCCCCCAGTTCCCTTCCTCCATCAAGTCCCAGGAATCCAGCTCCAAACCCCATCTCTCCCCTTCCCCGCAGATCACCATGTACAGCTTCATGGGTGGTGGCCTGTTCTGTGCCTGGGTGGGGACCATCCTGCTGGTGGTGGCCACGGCAACAGACCACTGGATGCAGTACCGGCTGTCAGGGTCCTTCGCCCACCAGGGCCTGTGGCGGTACTGCCTGGGCAGCAAGTGCTACCTGCAGACAGACAGCATCGGTGAGCCCCCCGGCCAGGGTCCGGGCCGCGCCTGGGGAAAGAGCAGGGCGGACCTCGGGGCCCAAGGACACCTGTATTCCAGATGGAGAACTCTGCGGCTCAAAGAGGGAAAGGGAGCAACCCAAGGTCACTCACACGGAGGGGGCAGAACTGGTACTGCAGGGTTGCTTTCTAGCTGCAGTTACATGGGGTGCTGGTTTGCAGGTTAAGTTGGGAGAGGTAGCATTTCCTGACGCCTCAAAGGTGTCATGCACAGCAACTGGGGATAGTGTCACGAAACAGCATTTTCTAAATATCTGAGATGGACCAAGAACTATGTTAGGTACCAGGGGATACAGAAGAAATATGGGCCCTGAATTTGCTAAATACTGCATAATGTAGCATGAAGTATTTTTGCCTACTTATAATGTACCAGGCCATAGATAGAGAGATACATAGAGATATATAGTATAGTGCATGCTGCATAACATCTATAATATATTAAGTTAGTATATACTACATTATGTATAACATACgtaatttatattattacatataacttatgtataatatatgtaactacatatatacattaataaattaatatacaaTATAGGGTATTATACATGTacctttattatataataaattactaatacataatatagtgtatataatatgctacatattatataataaataatgcacatataatatattgtatataagaTGTAAAATGCATTATGTTACACATTCATTATCtaataaatagtatatattatactacatataatataataaattaatatttcatatattatacaatatattataataaacatataaagtaGAGAATATTATATTGCAcacttattatataatatattaataaatttggccaggtgtggtggctcacacctgtaattccagtactttgggaggccgaggtgggtggatcacctgaggtcaggagttcgagattagcctggcaaaagaggtgaaacccggtctctactaaaaatacaagaattatccaggcatggtggtgcacgcctgtaatcccagctactcaggaggctgaggcaggagaatagcttgaacccgagaggtggagattGCTGTGGACCCAGAagttgccactacactccagcctggacgacaaacaaaggctctgtctgaaaaataaataaataaatggaaattaattaatactatataatatattgtgTATTACTACTagtaatagtattaataatacCTGGCATTAATTGAGTGCTTGCTATGCGCTATGtgctattctaagcactttacatgtgaGGGCAGTTCAATTGTATGTAAGAGTGACACATGAGATGTGACCTCAAAATTCAAACATCCTCTTGAGTAGTTGAGAGGAAGAGCTAAGCGCCACTGAGTGCTGGACGTGACAGGCACGCCCACCCATTTCTCCCTGAGCCAGCCCTGAGAGAGAGGTAGGACGATGCTTGTTTGCTGGAGgggtagactgaggcagggagaagtgGAAAGACTTGCCTTGGGCCACCAGCTTCAGAGTCCCATCTGCCTGACTCCACACCTCCTTCTCATTTCTGGCTGTCTCATCTGTGACGCTTCTacatttctcctgcttcaggctggGAATTCCCCGAGGGACAGCCCTGAGCCGCCTTTCTGTCTTATCTCTGCCAGGGATGCAGGAGACAGGGAGGCTTGGTGAAGGTCTtcgggttttttgtttgtctgtttttgttttgttttgttttgtttgagacagactctcgctctggtaatggcgctatctcggctcactgcaacctctgcctcctgggttcaagcaattctccttgcctcagcctcccaagtagctgggattataggcccccacaaccatgcctggctaacttttgtatttttggtaagagacagggtttcaccatgttggccaggctggtcttgaactcctcctgacctcaggtgatccactcgccttggtcttccaaagtgctgggattacaactgtgagccaccacactcagcctcattatttcatttgatttgatttttgtagagagagcATCTGGCTGTATTGCCCGGGCTTGTTTCAAACTCCCGGCTTCAGATGGACagggtggctcagcctgtaatcccagtacttcgggagctgaggtaggaggatcgcttgagtccaggagtttgagaccagcctgtgcaacgtagggagaccccatctcaacaaaaaataaaaaattagctaggcatggtggtgtgctcccctggccccagctgctcagaaggctgaagtgggaacatcacttgagcccagaagttcgaggctgtagtgagctaagatggagccactgcactccagcctgagtgacagagcaagaccctgtctcaaaaaataagaagaagatacaagaaatacttaaaaagaaaccctcctggcttcaagcaatccttctgccttagcctcccaaagtgctaggattccaggtctGAGACCCTGTGACCGGCTGGAATTAGTGTGCTAGGGGTGCCGTAACAAAGTCCCACACACCAGGTGGCTTGAACAAGAGCAATGTGTTGTCTCACAGTACTGAGGCCTAGATGAAGATGTGGGCGAAATCACTTCTTTCTGAGGCgtgtgagggagaatctgttccacctccctccctccctggcttcTGGTGATTTTCTGGgaatctttggtgttccttggttTGGAGATGCATTACTCTAATTTTTGCCTTCCTCACACATAGGCATTTTTCCTGAAAGCGTGTCTTGTGTCCAGATTCCTCTTTTCATAAGGAC
This window harbors:
- the C21H19orf84 gene encoding uncharacterized protein C19orf84 homolog isoform X1, whose product is MKTREKGRTEQTCIENQEKQKRLRNDLSLPSSGTEPWPPAPLPTPPPWLLSSTDPAHLGLPESVASVTVPIRLDTLSCLLHSALLGVYTFQQSLPSCSCYPQAGHTQPGAVRRPPRGRGGWEVRHRPGWGRGPHRRGGLGRAEQPERGRAGVPGAGPRTPPMTLPSAPTLPAQDGKKEARGPEPPLETPPAAEDWETEY
- the C21H19orf84 gene encoding uncharacterized protein C19orf84 homolog isoform X2, translated to MEQPKDGAGPEGNDLSLPSSGTEPWPPAPLPTPPPWLLSSTDPAHLGLPESVASVTVPIRLDTLSCLLHSALLGVYTFQQSLPSCSCYPQAGHTQPGAVRRPPRGRGGWEVRHRPGWGRGPHRRGGLGRAEQPERGRAGVPGAGPRTPPMTLPSAPTLPAQDGKKEARGPEPPLETPPAAEDWETEY